A stretch of Egibacteraceae bacterium DNA encodes these proteins:
- a CDS encoding DUF4011 domain-containing protein: MASSDRIAVRVKTWANELVDLSRRNTSLFYKPIKRGTLQILAPAPVAALERLQRNQEWGFFSPPPATPGAPPWTIQDSVAHAGAGELVTERTTRSEVEAALKNLARLANLDLVDRGLESLYLCFGMLHWRREDETEDNRSPLLFIPVNLVRSSPRDPFRLARLENDPVLNLSLRVLLEQEFDLTLPEFDLAQTQDVDLGALWDGVAEAVRHRGWRVEPNVVLKRATFHKEAMFKDLTDNLRVVCGHPLVRFLADPDDVVPADVSPPAEEELDAVAPPERARLILDADGSQRRAIAAARGGVNFVMDGPPGTGKSQTIANIIAELIADGKSVLFVSEKLAALQVVAARLGDRGLSPFLLELHGQKVGRREVAGRLGEALRRKPVGRPRLTEADLARAEKLRARLSSYADALNRRRDPLGQSIEEVVGRLAQLADVPAAPTPTAIGAGLSAGEVAELIGRFQRLSRVWAPVADRPDFVWLGLRAEHTSPRTRPDLEQVVDQLNRTLQQVADLSDQLADETALRVAQDLLQAEWLVAVLQEVLRQPPTDKSWWTSGNLAESLARLAVLDAEAQDQRRDVDALEAAYGQDWNALDSRLAKRWDELSEALGGLLLEPVGPTVPELARQVVAARETVEFATQLQAEARDLAAALRAPDRDRTITECLDLALVASHADAHVRPETQWSSPSIISRVEAALTVLGPLVDHYQKRRSALEEVFTPEIEELDLASLVVRFEQRHKGLRKLSTSYREDKRAVASVARIGKATKDVRSHLREALELQEAGRTLDAAYARSKEVLGSFAQERETDVGAAGRALSVLREAAERLRQDYDASGVAAQLCGEAPQDPSLADRAQRTVQRIEDWRSGPGRVLFGEQVDPAMPLTALIHQAEEAAKTAAALLELATEVETRRLQPADLSVLGNELRRRADVDDRARRLREEESRDRRRFGYFYAGHDTDIELVGRGLRWAGELQEVHGGPLTRAAADQLHDRHPPADPEPLAHACAQARKLQTNLLDRFDPSRAEELREELEGDLGDACGTLGNLADRIHQIDVWRAHTELMAELRTEGWKPSLDYVTGDRTRAEQLPDVLERALWTAWYNAVSSSEPALASVRADDLTADLEEFRRLDHELLTDAAQRVAAACAGRRPVTSVGQAKIIEREAQKRSRHMPVRLLLEKTAEVTRALKPCFLMSPLSVSEFLPPSFAFDVVIFDEASQVTPADAINCVYRGGQLIVAGDDKQLPPTNFFDRTAIDESDSYDEEQPDDFESVLGLCKGTAALHSVPLQWHYRSQHETLINFSNGAFYDGQLVTFPGADPAGPHLGVSLQIVDGVYEGGTSRTNRREAQAVARRVIDCASVTPDRSLGVVTFSQAQAEAVENEVERLRLDRPDLDRFFALDIKDAFFVKALENVQGDERDVILFSVGYGPQADGSFSANFGPLNRKGGERRLNVAVTRARRKVEVFSSFQPEALAGKAKAVGLVRLLEYMRYAREVGAAETRTHGVLAPDEALAGVVAEVLRKWGHEVDLGVGMSSYRLDLAVRDPKQPGAYLLGIELDGASYASSPVARDRDRLRQEVLGRLGWRLHRVWGPAWYLERAGSEQRLRQALQSATRGEARATRPAGVRAERVELHEVEVDLDAPPAWAVPYEPTWPMVDNSVHPAGLEAMSGVMDAVSQMVAGESPVSIELVIKRIAWQYGVNATKRVRQAVERAVATLERRGELTRSGDTLLGDRPAVVRVPSAADGDSFRDINHITPEELALAVRALVRDARAMSEEELVNSIARLFGFKRTGAKIRQAIEEVSATLCRQGDLLRAVDGTLQLSGTARVGAVHADAADDLRALIDRGESAHLEFKSSLRANMTDGSVMKELEKVVAKTVAGFLNAEGGTLLIGVADDGSLVGLEPDYRTLGKKGTRDGFELHLTQVLSSALGLPPLAFIRVAITSLEGRDVCQIDVKRSPEPVYVADKQGATFYARMGNATQPLPVDAAHRYIHNHWK, from the coding sequence ATGGCATCGAGCGATCGGATAGCGGTACGGGTCAAGACCTGGGCAAACGAACTCGTCGACCTCTCCCGGCGCAACACGTCGTTGTTCTACAAGCCCATCAAGCGCGGCACCCTGCAGATCCTGGCGCCGGCGCCTGTCGCAGCGCTCGAGCGACTCCAACGCAACCAGGAGTGGGGGTTCTTCAGCCCGCCTCCGGCGACCCCCGGAGCCCCCCCGTGGACGATCCAGGACAGCGTCGCGCACGCCGGCGCAGGGGAGCTCGTCACAGAGCGCACCACCCGGTCCGAGGTCGAGGCAGCGCTCAAGAACCTCGCCCGGCTGGCGAACCTGGACCTCGTCGACCGAGGGCTCGAAAGCCTCTACCTGTGCTTCGGGATGCTGCACTGGCGACGGGAGGACGAAACCGAAGACAACCGTTCGCCGCTGCTATTCATCCCCGTCAACCTGGTCCGCAGCTCGCCACGGGATCCATTCAGGCTCGCTCGGCTCGAGAACGACCCGGTGCTGAACCTCTCGCTCCGTGTGCTCCTGGAGCAGGAGTTCGACCTGACCCTTCCCGAGTTCGACCTTGCCCAGACCCAGGACGTCGACCTCGGCGCGTTATGGGATGGCGTCGCCGAGGCGGTCCGTCACCGGGGCTGGCGCGTGGAGCCGAACGTGGTGCTGAAGCGAGCGACCTTCCACAAGGAGGCGATGTTCAAGGACCTCACAGACAACCTCCGGGTGGTGTGCGGCCATCCGCTGGTGCGCTTCCTCGCCGACCCGGACGATGTCGTTCCGGCGGACGTGTCCCCTCCGGCCGAGGAGGAGCTGGATGCCGTCGCCCCGCCCGAGCGCGCCCGGCTGATCCTCGATGCGGACGGAAGTCAACGGCGTGCGATCGCAGCGGCAAGGGGCGGAGTGAACTTCGTCATGGACGGCCCGCCCGGCACGGGCAAAAGCCAGACCATCGCGAACATCATCGCCGAGCTCATCGCCGACGGGAAGTCCGTGCTGTTCGTGTCCGAGAAGCTCGCTGCCTTGCAGGTGGTCGCAGCCCGGCTGGGTGATCGAGGCCTGAGCCCGTTCCTGTTGGAACTGCACGGCCAGAAAGTCGGCCGCCGAGAGGTGGCCGGCCGCCTCGGCGAGGCACTCAGGCGCAAGCCCGTGGGGCGGCCACGTCTGACTGAAGCCGACCTGGCCCGTGCGGAGAAGCTTCGTGCCCGGCTGAGCAGCTATGCCGATGCCCTCAACCGCCGGCGTGACCCCCTGGGGCAAAGCATCGAGGAGGTCGTGGGCCGCCTCGCGCAGCTCGCTGACGTGCCTGCTGCCCCGACGCCCACAGCGATCGGAGCCGGCTTGAGCGCCGGAGAGGTGGCGGAGCTGATAGGCCGGTTCCAACGACTGTCCAGGGTCTGGGCACCCGTCGCCGACCGCCCTGACTTCGTCTGGTTGGGATTGCGGGCCGAGCATACGAGCCCACGCACACGACCCGACTTGGAGCAGGTCGTCGACCAGCTCAACAGGACGCTCCAGCAGGTCGCCGACCTCAGCGACCAGCTCGCCGACGAAACCGCGCTGCGGGTCGCACAGGATCTCCTACAGGCCGAGTGGCTGGTAGCTGTCCTGCAGGAGGTCTTGCGGCAGCCCCCCACCGACAAGTCGTGGTGGACGTCAGGCAACCTCGCTGAGTCGCTGGCGCGTCTGGCGGTGCTCGACGCGGAGGCGCAGGACCAACGGCGCGACGTCGACGCACTGGAGGCGGCGTACGGGCAGGACTGGAATGCGCTCGATTCCCGATTGGCGAAGCGCTGGGACGAGCTGTCCGAGGCCCTCGGCGGCCTGTTGCTCGAGCCAGTCGGCCCGACCGTCCCGGAACTGGCGCGTCAGGTCGTGGCGGCACGCGAGACGGTGGAGTTCGCCACCCAGCTGCAGGCCGAGGCCCGGGACCTGGCGGCCGCTCTGCGAGCACCCGACCGGGACCGCACCATCACTGAATGTCTCGACTTGGCGCTGGTGGCCTCCCATGCGGACGCTCACGTGCGACCCGAGACGCAGTGGAGCTCACCGTCGATCATCAGCCGCGTCGAGGCGGCGTTGACCGTCCTCGGACCACTCGTGGATCACTATCAGAAGCGCCGCTCCGCCCTTGAGGAGGTTTTCACGCCCGAGATCGAGGAGCTCGACCTCGCGAGCCTTGTCGTCAGGTTCGAGCAACGGCACAAAGGGTTGCGCAAGCTGTCGACGTCGTATCGGGAGGACAAACGCGCCGTGGCATCGGTGGCCCGGATCGGCAAGGCCACAAAGGATGTCCGCAGCCACCTGCGGGAGGCATTGGAGCTGCAGGAGGCGGGCAGGACGCTCGACGCTGCTTACGCTCGGTCCAAGGAAGTGCTCGGCAGTTTTGCGCAGGAGCGAGAAACAGACGTCGGTGCCGCTGGACGAGCTTTGAGCGTCCTTCGTGAGGCCGCAGAGCGGCTTCGTCAGGACTACGACGCTTCTGGTGTGGCAGCCCAGCTGTGCGGTGAGGCCCCGCAGGATCCGAGTCTGGCCGACCGCGCGCAGCGTACCGTTCAGCGGATCGAGGACTGGCGATCCGGGCCGGGCCGCGTGCTGTTCGGCGAACAGGTCGATCCTGCCATGCCTCTCACAGCGCTTATCCATCAGGCTGAGGAGGCCGCCAAGACAGCCGCGGCACTCCTCGAGCTGGCTACGGAAGTCGAGACCCGACGCCTGCAGCCCGCCGACCTGTCCGTCCTGGGCAATGAGCTCCGCCGCCGCGCCGACGTCGACGACCGAGCCCGCCGGCTACGGGAGGAGGAGTCTCGCGACCGTCGGCGCTTCGGCTACTTCTATGCCGGTCACGACACCGACATCGAGCTGGTCGGGCGAGGTCTTCGCTGGGCGGGTGAGCTGCAGGAGGTTCACGGCGGTCCGCTGACTAGGGCAGCCGCCGACCAGCTCCACGACCGGCATCCTCCGGCAGACCCGGAGCCGCTGGCCCATGCCTGCGCGCAGGCGCGCAAGCTGCAGACCAATCTTCTCGACCGATTCGACCCCAGCCGTGCCGAGGAGCTGCGTGAGGAGCTGGAGGGCGACCTCGGCGATGCGTGCGGCACACTCGGAAACCTGGCGGACCGCATCCACCAGATCGACGTGTGGCGGGCGCACACGGAGCTCATGGCCGAGCTTAGGACGGAGGGGTGGAAGCCCAGCCTCGACTACGTCACCGGGGACCGAACCCGTGCAGAGCAGCTGCCAGATGTGCTCGAACGGGCGTTATGGACAGCCTGGTACAACGCCGTTTCCTCGTCGGAGCCCGCACTTGCGTCGGTCCGAGCCGATGATCTCACTGCGGACCTCGAGGAGTTCCGGCGATTGGATCACGAGCTCCTCACCGATGCTGCTCAGCGAGTCGCGGCCGCATGTGCGGGACGCCGCCCGGTGACCAGCGTCGGCCAGGCGAAGATCATCGAACGCGAGGCCCAGAAGCGGTCACGCCACATGCCGGTACGGCTGCTGCTGGAGAAGACAGCCGAGGTCACTCGTGCGTTGAAACCCTGTTTCCTCATGAGTCCGCTGTCGGTGAGCGAGTTCCTGCCGCCGAGCTTCGCGTTCGATGTCGTCATCTTCGACGAGGCGTCCCAGGTGACCCCCGCGGACGCGATCAACTGTGTCTATCGCGGCGGACAGCTGATCGTCGCGGGCGATGACAAGCAGCTCCCGCCCACGAACTTCTTCGACCGGACTGCGATCGACGAGAGCGACAGCTACGACGAGGAGCAGCCCGATGACTTCGAATCGGTACTCGGCCTGTGCAAGGGGACGGCCGCGTTGCACTCCGTCCCGTTGCAGTGGCACTACCGAAGTCAGCACGAAACGCTGATCAATTTCAGCAACGGAGCGTTCTACGACGGCCAGCTCGTCACGTTCCCCGGAGCCGACCCGGCGGGGCCGCACCTCGGGGTGTCGCTGCAGATCGTCGACGGCGTGTACGAAGGCGGGACCTCCAGGACGAATCGCCGGGAGGCGCAGGCGGTCGCGCGGCGCGTCATCGACTGCGCCTCTGTGACGCCGGATCGGTCGCTCGGCGTGGTGACCTTCAGCCAGGCACAGGCGGAGGCGGTAGAGAACGAGGTGGAGCGGCTGCGGCTGGACCGTCCGGACCTGGACCGCTTCTTCGCCCTGGATATCAAGGACGCGTTCTTCGTCAAAGCCCTGGAGAACGTCCAAGGCGACGAACGGGACGTGATCCTGTTCAGCGTGGGCTATGGCCCACAGGCCGACGGCAGCTTCTCGGCGAACTTCGGGCCCCTGAACCGAAAGGGGGGCGAACGTAGGCTGAACGTTGCGGTGACACGGGCGCGCCGGAAGGTGGAGGTGTTCTCCTCCTTCCAGCCGGAGGCCCTCGCCGGCAAGGCGAAGGCCGTGGGGTTGGTGCGCTTGTTGGAATACATGCGCTATGCCCGCGAGGTCGGTGCGGCGGAGACGAGGACGCATGGCGTCCTTGCGCCCGACGAGGCGCTTGCCGGAGTTGTAGCCGAGGTGCTGCGCAAGTGGGGCCACGAGGTGGACCTTGGGGTTGGCATGTCGTCCTACCGGCTCGACCTCGCCGTCCGTGACCCCAAGCAACCGGGGGCCTATCTTTTGGGCATCGAGCTAGACGGGGCCTCCTACGCCTCTTCGCCGGTGGCTCGCGACCGGGATCGTCTCCGCCAAGAGGTGCTTGGGCGACTGGGGTGGCGGCTTCACCGCGTGTGGGGACCGGCCTGGTACCTCGAGAGGGCGGGCAGCGAACAGCGGTTGAGGCAGGCACTCCAGTCCGCCACGCGAGGCGAAGCACGGGCGACGCGGCCGGCGGGCGTACGGGCTGAGCGTGTGGAACTGCACGAGGTCGAGGTGGATCTGGACGCCCCACCGGCCTGGGCCGTTCCGTACGAGCCGACGTGGCCGATGGTGGACAACTCGGTGCACCCGGCCGGACTGGAGGCGATGTCTGGTGTAATGGACGCCGTCTCTCAGATGGTTGCAGGCGAGTCTCCCGTGAGCATAGAGCTGGTGATCAAGCGGATTGCGTGGCAGTACGGGGTCAACGCAACGAAGCGGGTGCGCCAAGCGGTCGAGAGGGCCGTGGCCACCCTGGAGCGTCGCGGCGAGCTCACGCGCTCCGGCGACACGCTGCTCGGAGACCGTCCCGCGGTCGTGCGTGTGCCCTCCGCCGCTGACGGCGACTCCTTCCGCGACATCAACCACATCACGCCAGAGGAACTCGCGCTGGCCGTTCGCGCACTTGTGCGGGACGCCCGCGCGATGAGCGAAGAGGAGCTGGTGAACAGCATCGCGCGGCTGTTCGGTTTCAAGCGGACCGGCGCCAAGATCCGCCAGGCGATCGAGGAGGTCAGCGCCACTCTCTGCAGGCAAGGGGACCTGCTCCGGGCAGTCGACGGCACGCTGCAGCTCTCCGGCACCGCGCGGGTCGGTGCGGTTCACGCCGATGCCGCCGATGATCTGCGCGCTCTCATCGATCGGGGGGAGAGCGCCCACCTTGAGTTCAAGTCGAGCCTGAGAGCCAACATGACCGACGGCTCGGTCATGAAGGAGCTGGAGAAGGTCGTGGCCAAGACGGTGGCGGGCTTCTTGAACGCCGAGGGAGGAACGCTTCTGATCGGCGTGGCCGACGACGGATCCCTTGTCGGGCTGGAGCCGGACTATCGGACACTGGGCAAGAAGGGGACTCGGGACGGCTTCGAGCTGCACCTCACGCAAGTGCTCAGTAGCGCGCTGGGTCTGCCGCCGTTGGCGTTCATACGGGTCGCCATCACGTCCCTCGAGGGCCGCGACGTCTGCCAGATCGACGTCAAGAGGTCACCAGAGCCGGTGTACGTGGCCGACAAACAAGGCGCCACGTTCTACGCACGAATGGGTAATGCAACCCAGCCATTACCAGTCGATGCAGCTCATCGCTACATCCACAACCACTGGAAATAG
- a CDS encoding HNH endonuclease signature motif containing protein: MDKVLAGQGLEKDSLDQASVAVNRALNVLKKVLPGLKTTRFHRRADFYTLVLLLHRLWDEGRTVTAHGSERNKVAGALLTEFGAAVDRVSEKQKTMKAATRAEKPLVQYLATVREGTDSQKQRQKREKILREVIESVFDHKDPQRAFNATQRRILWHAEKDPTCHFADCLSPRIKRWEDLHIDHVEPHVRGGKTVIANAALAHASCNKKWGAK, translated from the coding sequence TTGGACAAGGTCCTCGCTGGGCAGGGCCTGGAGAAGGACTCGCTGGACCAAGCGAGCGTTGCCGTCAACCGCGCCCTGAACGTCCTTAAGAAGGTACTGCCCGGGCTCAAGACGACACGCTTTCACAGGCGCGCGGACTTCTACACGCTAGTCTTGCTCCTGCACCGGCTGTGGGATGAAGGTCGAACAGTGACCGCTCACGGTAGCGAACGCAATAAGGTCGCCGGCGCGCTACTGACCGAGTTCGGCGCAGCTGTGGACCGAGTGAGCGAGAAACAGAAGACGATGAAGGCAGCGACCAGGGCGGAGAAGCCCTTGGTACAGTACCTCGCGACAGTGAGAGAAGGCACCGATAGCCAGAAGCAGCGACAGAAGCGAGAGAAGATCCTGCGGGAAGTCATCGAGAGCGTCTTCGACCACAAGGACCCGCAGCGCGCATTCAACGCCACGCAGCGGCGCATCCTGTGGCACGCCGAAAAGGATCCGACCTGCCACTTCGCCGACTGCCTGAGCCCAAGGATCAAGCGATGGGAGGATCTCCACATCGACCACGTCGAACCGCATGTCAGGGGAGGCAAGACGGTGATCGCCAATGCGGCGCTTGCCCACGCGTCCTGTAACAAGAAGTGGGGTGCGAAGTAA